The DNA sequence GTGACAAAACAAACTGTTCGTCGCTCGGGTCGCGGTCGCCACACAGCGAGAGCCAGGGTGCCCTGGGCCTCCCAAACGATGTATAAATGGACCTACCGTTGCACACACAACACAAAGCACAGCACGAAAAGCACAAGCGAACCTGATTCTTCTTCTTCCAGATCAACCAGTCCAAGAAAAAGAGCCCGCCGTGGTTTTCTAGCTAATAATTCAACTTCCTGAGCTAGACATGGAGGCGGTGGAGTTGTCGGCGGTGGTGAGCTGCGAGTGCTGCGGCCTGGGGGAGGAGTGCACCGGCGAGTACATAGTCCGCGTGAGGGCCTACTTCGGGGGCCGGTGGCTGTGCGGGCTGTGCTCCGAGTCCGTCAAGTACGAGGCCGGCCGCAGCAAGCGCGCGGCGGCGATGGGCGTGGAGGAGGCCGTGCGGGCGCACATGGCCTTCTGCCGCATGCTCAGGCGCGGCGGACCCGCGGAGCGCGTCGCCGAGGGCATGTGCCAGATGCTTAGGCGGCGCACCGCGTGCGGAAAGTGCCAG is a window from the Triticum aestivum cultivar Chinese Spring unplaced genomic scaffold, IWGSC CS RefSeq v2.1 scaffold28523, whole genome shotgun sequence genome containing:
- the LOC123177235 gene encoding uncharacterized protein, which codes for MEAVELSAVVSCECCGLGEECTGEYIVRVRAYFGGRWLCGLCSESVKYEAGRSKRAAAMGVEEAVRAHMAFCRMLRRGGPAERVAEGMCQMLRRRTACGKCQVAMPSSSSRTTPAPVAPLSIGF